From Zavarzinella sp., one genomic window encodes:
- a CDS encoding serine/threonine-protein kinase: MKDFFRRLLTRKDFQIFEELEEHLPTDREQLATILFEKRLITSYQLSEILKNYEDQLFVGNYVLQCLVGEGSMARVYMARSQDFDTIYAVKILKPARAASAMVLKRFQREVATLSTLWNDHIVRAIYGGVDGTRHYLVMEYLPGITLEELSRRRGSFSIAEVCSIGIAILKAIQGLRIAGLVHRDIKPSNILISPKGDWVKLVDLGLAHLEPSPETQALTFKNAPWIMGTPDYVSPEQIETPYAVDYRTDIYSLGCTLYYLLVGHAPFDGYNIIQKLSHHLYSEPLQLRSLRKDVPESLDLLICQMLAKQPDLRCSNIEQLLGQLQQFTQEAGETLFACEETLVDELQIGMDRDLESNYCQTILYPQDQNQLSLQPDPECMMSIEFELR; encoded by the coding sequence ATGAAGGATTTTTTTCGTCGATTATTAACTCGCAAAGATTTTCAGATTTTCGAGGAGTTAGAAGAACACCTACCCACCGATCGTGAACAGTTGGCAACAATCCTGTTCGAAAAACGCCTGATTACCAGTTACCAACTATCAGAAATATTAAAGAACTATGAAGATCAGCTCTTCGTGGGTAACTATGTTTTGCAATGTCTGGTTGGAGAAGGATCGATGGCACGTGTTTATATGGCACGTAGCCAGGATTTCGACACCATCTATGCAGTGAAGATTCTCAAACCTGCCCGCGCTGCTTCTGCCATGGTACTCAAGCGTTTTCAGCGGGAAGTTGCGACGCTTTCAACCCTGTGGAACGACCATATTGTGCGTGCAATTTATGGGGGAGTTGATGGGACACGCCATTATCTGGTAATGGAATATTTGCCCGGTATTACTCTGGAAGAACTTTCTCGTCGGCGAGGCTCGTTTTCCATTGCGGAAGTATGCAGCATTGGCATCGCAATTCTGAAGGCCATTCAGGGACTCCGGATCGCCGGTCTGGTGCACCGAGATATCAAACCAAGCAATATTCTGATTAGTCCCAAAGGCGATTGGGTAAAACTGGTTGATCTGGGGCTTGCCCACCTCGAACCATCACCCGAAACGCAGGCATTGACCTTCAAAAATGCCCCCTGGATCATGGGCACGCCCGATTATGTTTCCCCAGAACAGATCGAAACACCTTACGCAGTAGACTACCGTACCGATATTTACAGTTTGGGCTGCACCCTGTACTACTTGCTGGTGGGGCATGCACCTTTCGATGGCTACAACATTATCCAGAAACTGTCCCACCACCTGTATTCCGAACCTCTGCAACTACGTTCCCTTCGCAAGGATGTACCTGAAAGTCTCGATCTGCTGATCTGTCAGATGCTGGCGAAGCAGCCCGACCTGCGATGTAGCAATATTGAACAATTGCTTGGGCAACTGCAACAATTTACCCAGGAAGCTGGTGAAACACTGTTTGCGTGTGAAGAAACCCTGGTTGATGAACTGCAGATCGGCATGGATCGAGATCTGGAATCGAATTATTGTCAGACAATTTTATATCCGCAGGATCAGAATCAATTGAGTTTACAACCCGATCCGGAGTGCATGATGAGCATAGAGTTTGAACTTCGTTAA
- a CDS encoding CAP domain-containing protein: MAGMQTILQIELLESRDCPATVDFTNGYLTVLGNSESESITLTRDGIDVVVEGQRFNLSSIRMIVISAGSGNDTITVDSAITNPTTIYGGFGDDIIFGGNGSNTIFGGYGNDTIFGGNGYDRIIGGGGTDTINGGGGRNVLIQNQASFRGILRVNTSMEQQVIDQVNLERTNAGLNALTTNFQLNGAAYIHSDNMARLSATLGFGALSHTLTQTISPETSNRLDIVGYTNFNTRFSYGENLAVGYPTVAEAVAAWMDSPGHRANILNPNFLETGVSITTDSSGQFYITQVFGERL; this comes from the coding sequence ATGGCAGGAATGCAAACGATACTACAGATTGAATTACTGGAATCGCGTGATTGTCCTGCAACGGTCGATTTTACGAACGGCTATCTGACAGTGCTGGGTAATTCAGAAAGCGAATCGATCACCTTGACCCGCGATGGCATCGACGTTGTTGTTGAAGGACAGCGGTTCAATCTCAGTTCTATCCGCATGATCGTGATCAGTGCGGGTAGTGGCAATGATACGATCACTGTAGATTCGGCGATCACCAACCCCACCACCATCTATGGGGGATTTGGCGACGATATAATTTTTGGTGGGAACGGGTCGAACACCATCTTTGGTGGTTATGGCAACGACACCATCTTTGGTGGGAACGGCTATGACCGCATCATTGGTGGCGGGGGCACAGATACCATTAATGGTGGCGGTGGCAGAAATGTGTTGATCCAGAATCAGGCATCATTCCGCGGTATCCTGCGTGTGAACACAAGCATGGAACAGCAGGTGATTGACCAGGTGAATCTGGAACGGACCAATGCGGGGCTGAATGCACTGACGACGAACTTTCAGTTAAACGGTGCGGCTTACATCCATTCTGACAACATGGCCCGGCTTTCCGCCACGCTGGGTTTTGGTGCCCTCAGCCACACGTTAACGCAAACGATTTCCCCAGAAACTTCGAACCGTCTGGACATTGTGGGCTATACCAACTTCAACACACGCTTTAGTTATGGGGAAAACCTTGCAGTGGGTTACCCCACTGTTGCTGAAGCGGTAGCGGCCTGGATGGATTCTCCAGGCCACCGTGCGAATATTCTGAATCCCAATTTCCTGGAAACCGGTGTCAGCATTACCACGGATAGCAGCGGGCAGTTTTATATTACCCAGGTCTTTGGCGAACGTTTGTAA
- the scpB gene encoding SMC-Scp complex subunit ScpB, translating into MKQQPNRYFPTPHRGGNPGVLPVPFRTDRLPQDHRQVGHIPGQRLEQAEHFDEPLARDEMTARLEAALMMSDEPQTIRKLTSIVGFTDAQETKQAIQKLRQLYERGNSAFQIEEIAGGYQLFTLPTYRAWLVRLQRADDGVRLTNAALETLATIAYRQPITRAEVDSIRGVSCGELINQLLEKGFVKISGRQETLGRPVLYVTTKKFLIQFGLNHLDDLKKSS; encoded by the coding sequence ATGAAGCAACAGCCAAATCGCTATTTCCCGACACCCCACCGTGGGGGAAATCCTGGTGTGTTGCCGGTGCCATTCCGCACCGATCGATTGCCCCAAGATCATCGCCAGGTGGGCCACATTCCTGGCCAGCGTTTGGAACAGGCCGAGCACTTTGATGAACCTCTCGCACGCGACGAAATGACCGCACGCCTGGAGGCCGCACTGATGATGAGCGATGAGCCCCAGACGATACGAAAACTAACCAGCATTGTGGGCTTTACGGACGCCCAAGAAACCAAACAGGCCATTCAGAAGCTCAGGCAGCTATACGAACGTGGTAATTCTGCCTTCCAGATCGAAGAAATTGCCGGAGGGTATCAATTATTTACCCTCCCTACGTACCGTGCGTGGTTGGTGCGTCTGCAGCGTGCCGATGATGGCGTGCGACTGACAAACGCCGCACTGGAAACATTGGCCACCATCGCCTATCGACAACCAATCACCCGCGCTGAGGTTGATTCGATCCGCGGGGTAAGCTGTGGCGAATTAATAAATCAGTTGCTGGAAAAAGGCTTTGTAAAGATTAGTGGCAGGCAGGAAACCCTCGGCCGCCCCGTGCTTTACGTTACCACGAAGAAGTTTCTGATCCAATTCGGACTGAACCACCTCGATGATCTGAAAAAATCCTCATAA
- a CDS encoding MoaD/ThiS family protein has product MTTVVFTQNLQRHLECPPMQVPGSTVQEVLEQVFASYPRAKSYVLDEHGAVRHHMVIFLNNEPIVDRTTLSDVVTEGSELYIMQALSGGSR; this is encoded by the coding sequence ATGACAACCGTAGTCTTCACCCAGAATCTGCAGCGACATCTGGAATGCCCACCGATGCAGGTGCCTGGCAGCACCGTGCAAGAGGTGCTGGAGCAGGTTTTTGCCAGCTACCCGCGTGCGAAAAGTTACGTGCTGGACGAACACGGTGCGGTGCGACACCACATGGTTATTTTTTTGAATAACGAACCAATAGTGGATCGCACCACATTGAGCGATGTTGTGACAGAGGGAAGCGAACTGTATATCATGCAGGCTCTATCGGGCGGATCGCGATAA
- a CDS encoding AAA family ATPase has product MDLTPMGLRRKPFRSTPDTECYYASSSHENALAELNQFLLDSEPIALLTSEPGLGKTLAGYRLLENLPTGYRAVLLTNSHLRKRVDLYQAMLFDLAIPYHRLTEQEARLAWVESCLNYYQSGGQTLIVIDEAHHLSPDTLEELRLLSNLDGKESKAVQILLLGLPELLQTLQQPAFNHLRQRVVTKCHLEPLTEEESIDFLCHQVRVCGGKPERFFEEEVLEILVHCCKGVPRLLNQAAALATKLALLNDCITVDVEAALEAVNRLGLDQEPPASQVDTEPELYPIAEMVSHSEPPMAEDVLDDLPPKTIPFLPPVILPIDGPPTYSFSGSDEPDGPELIGPKRPGRVDLWGQSLDRYA; this is encoded by the coding sequence ATGGACCTGACGCCGATGGGACTGCGTCGAAAGCCGTTTCGTTCCACACCAGATACGGAGTGCTATTACGCCTCCAGCAGTCACGAGAATGCACTGGCGGAACTGAACCAGTTTTTGCTGGACAGTGAGCCAATTGCCTTGCTGACCAGCGAACCTGGCCTTGGCAAGACGCTGGCTGGCTATCGACTGCTCGAAAATCTGCCCACAGGTTACCGTGCGGTGCTACTGACAAATTCCCACCTGCGGAAAAGGGTTGATCTGTATCAGGCGATGCTGTTTGATCTGGCCATCCCTTACCACCGACTGACGGAACAGGAAGCCCGCCTGGCCTGGGTTGAAAGTTGCCTGAATTACTACCAGAGTGGTGGGCAAACGCTAATCGTGATCGACGAAGCCCACCACCTGAGCCCGGACACACTGGAAGAATTGCGATTGCTGAGCAATCTCGACGGGAAAGAAAGCAAGGCCGTGCAGATTCTGTTACTTGGCCTGCCAGAATTGCTGCAAACCCTGCAGCAGCCCGCATTTAACCATCTTCGACAGCGGGTGGTAACAAAGTGTCACCTGGAACCGCTCACGGAAGAAGAATCGATTGATTTTCTCTGCCACCAGGTGCGTGTCTGTGGTGGAAAGCCAGAACGCTTTTTTGAAGAAGAAGTGCTCGAAATTTTGGTGCATTGCTGCAAGGGTGTGCCAAGGCTGCTGAATCAGGCTGCCGCACTCGCAACAAAACTCGCATTATTGAACGATTGTATTACTGTAGATGTGGAAGCCGCACTGGAAGCAGTGAATCGACTTGGCTTAGATCAGGAACCACCTGCGAGTCAGGTAGACACTGAGCCAGAACTGTACCCCATTGCGGAAATGGTGTCGCACAGTGAGCCCCCGATGGCCGAAGATGTGCTGGATGATCTCCCACCGAAGACAATTCCGTTTCTGCCACCAGTAATTCTGCCGATCGATGGCCCACCCACTTATAGTTTTTCCGGTTCGGACGAACCTGATGGTCCAGAATTGATTGGGCCAAAAAGGCCAGGTCGAGTCGATCTCTGGGGCCAATCGCTGGATCGTTACGCCTGA
- a CDS encoding ABC transporter permease — protein MAIWTIARKDLKLLRRDYRSALILLLMPIFLVAILALVVGDGFGQKPDDRLRVTILNLDEGGGITSGNYPPKPWSEIVIDDLISSADIRLEIIHDREQAEELIREGKRSAILIFERDFSSQMQRCSFLSKTNPPPINPLYRDGINPNIVGLTILKDPTQLTSASIIEQVAQVTLFRVVIPWMIGNAFEKVGDPEFMAGLAKDLDGAEGVDPKLLKDLHPMMQRLLNQMFDNPKFKEILRKEFGLLAGAFLNQAPKLQIVLTKCFEDEDFVKELAKQVKYEDFLTPAVQNQMGPKVQDQIAVIFSNYNFRAKTWSSLTKNEPNSTPQGSVAEYQAPSALPKRGEIRFQILVPAYMVTFAFFLVLTVGWMFVGERRQNTLTRLRAAPISSSSILVGKLIPASMISVFQGVFLIVASGLLFGLNWTDHPLWMLAVVLSTSLAAVGISMLISVLAKTETQVAVYGTLVVLLLAGIGGSMMPRDLMPENIRKYTYVTPHAWALDAYQQLLTNPQPNFTVVAQACGVLCAFGIGALAIAAWRADFAKG, from the coding sequence ATGGCCATTTGGACGATCGCCCGGAAAGACCTGAAATTATTACGACGCGATTATCGCTCGGCATTAATTTTACTGCTGATGCCCATCTTTCTGGTGGCCATTCTGGCACTGGTTGTGGGTGATGGCTTTGGCCAAAAGCCCGATGATCGGCTGCGAGTAACGATCCTCAATTTAGATGAAGGTGGGGGCATTACTTCCGGCAATTACCCACCGAAGCCTTGGTCGGAAATTGTGATTGACGACCTGATCAGTTCTGCGGATATCCGTCTGGAAATCATCCACGATCGAGAACAGGCCGAAGAACTGATTCGTGAAGGGAAACGGTCTGCAATTCTCATTTTCGAGCGAGATTTCAGTTCTCAGATGCAGCGGTGCTCGTTTTTATCGAAAACAAATCCCCCACCAATTAATCCGCTGTATCGCGATGGAATCAATCCCAACATTGTGGGTCTGACCATCCTGAAAGACCCCACACAACTCACTTCGGCCTCCATTATCGAACAGGTGGCCCAGGTAACTCTGTTCCGTGTGGTCATTCCGTGGATGATTGGCAATGCTTTTGAAAAAGTGGGTGATCCCGAGTTCATGGCAGGGTTAGCGAAAGATCTCGATGGGGCTGAGGGAGTTGATCCTAAATTATTAAAAGATCTTCACCCAATGATGCAACGCCTGCTCAATCAGATGTTCGACAATCCGAAGTTCAAGGAAATCCTGCGAAAAGAGTTTGGCCTGCTGGCAGGTGCGTTCCTGAATCAGGCACCGAAGCTGCAGATTGTGCTAACCAAGTGCTTTGAAGATGAAGATTTTGTCAAAGAGTTGGCGAAGCAGGTAAAATATGAAGATTTTCTCACGCCTGCCGTACAGAACCAGATGGGGCCCAAAGTGCAGGATCAGATTGCGGTGATCTTCAGCAATTACAATTTTCGGGCAAAAACCTGGTCCAGTCTCACCAAAAATGAACCGAACAGTACCCCACAAGGTTCGGTGGCAGAATATCAGGCCCCCAGCGCCCTGCCAAAACGTGGGGAGATCCGTTTCCAGATTCTGGTACCCGCCTACATGGTCACATTCGCCTTTTTCCTGGTTCTTACCGTGGGCTGGATGTTTGTGGGCGAACGCAGGCAGAACACGTTAACACGATTGCGGGCCGCACCAATCAGTAGTTCATCCATACTGGTGGGCAAACTGATCCCAGCCAGCATGATTTCTGTTTTTCAGGGCGTCTTTCTGATCGTTGCCAGTGGGTTACTTTTTGGATTGAACTGGACCGACCACCCATTATGGATGTTGGCCGTGGTGCTGTCCACATCATTGGCCGCCGTGGGAATTTCCATGCTCATTTCTGTATTGGCAAAAACAGAAACTCAGGTGGCGGTATATGGCACTTTGGTTGTTTTGTTGCTGGCAGGGATCGGCGGATCGATGATGCCACGCGATTTAATGCCCGAAAATATCCGAAAATATACCTATGTAACACCACACGCCTGGGCGTTGGATGCCTACCAGCAATTACTGACCAACCCACAACCAAACTTTACGGTGGTTGCACAGGCTTGTGGCGTGCTGTGTGCGTTTGGCATTGGGGCACTGGCTATTGCTGCCTGGCGTGCCGATTTCGCGAAGGGGTAA
- the thiC gene encoding phosphomethylpyrimidine synthase ThiC: MNFNTQMDAARAGVVTPEMEFVAKREDLDVELIRSEVARGRMVIPANKVHLQQRLEPMAIGVASVCKINANIGNSAVTGKVEDELEKLHTAVHLGADTVMDLSTGGNIDEIRKAIIAASPVPIGTVPIYQAIQQVKDPADITPQMMLDMVEHQAKQGVDYMTIHAGILLEHVPHTRDRVTGIVSRGGSLMAHWMVTHHKQNPWYTHFDEVCEIMKQYDVTFSLGDGLRPGSLADANDRAQFAELETLGELTLKAWKHGCQVMIEGPGHIPMHLVKMNVEKEREVCHEAPFYVLGPLVTDIAPGYDHITSAIGAALAAEAGAAMLCYVTPKEHLGLPNKDDVRQGVIAYKIAAHAGDIARGRKGARDRDDALSKARFEFDWNKQFELSLDPETARRMHDETLPQEVFKSAKFCSMCGPKFCSMKVTQDVRKLAEDAERIALTISNS; the protein is encoded by the coding sequence ATGAATTTTAATACTCAAATGGACGCCGCACGTGCGGGTGTGGTTACTCCCGAAATGGAATTCGTCGCGAAACGCGAAGATCTGGACGTTGAACTGATCCGCAGCGAAGTCGCACGTGGGCGAATGGTCATTCCTGCCAACAAAGTCCATTTGCAGCAACGTCTGGAACCAATGGCCATTGGCGTGGCCTCCGTTTGCAAAATTAACGCCAACATTGGCAATTCTGCAGTCACTGGGAAAGTGGAAGACGAACTGGAAAAACTGCACACAGCAGTTCATCTGGGTGCGGATACCGTCATGGATCTGTCCACTGGTGGAAACATCGATGAAATCCGGAAGGCCATCATCGCTGCATCACCTGTTCCCATTGGCACCGTGCCGATTTACCAGGCGATACAGCAAGTCAAAGACCCAGCAGATATTACCCCGCAGATGATGCTGGACATGGTGGAGCACCAGGCAAAGCAGGGTGTCGATTACATGACCATCCATGCTGGTATTCTGCTGGAACATGTGCCCCACACACGCGATCGGGTGACTGGTATTGTCAGCCGAGGTGGGTCGCTGATGGCCCACTGGATGGTGACACACCACAAACAGAATCCCTGGTATACACACTTCGATGAAGTTTGTGAAATAATGAAGCAGTACGATGTGACCTTCAGCCTGGGCGACGGCCTGCGACCCGGTTCGCTGGCTGATGCCAACGACCGAGCCCAGTTTGCAGAACTGGAAACACTGGGCGAACTGACCCTGAAAGCCTGGAAACATGGTTGTCAGGTGATGATTGAAGGCCCCGGCCACATTCCCATGCATCTAGTGAAGATGAATGTGGAAAAAGAGCGCGAAGTGTGCCACGAAGCTCCTTTCTATGTGTTAGGGCCTCTGGTGACCGATATTGCCCCTGGGTATGACCACATTACTTCCGCCATTGGTGCAGCACTGGCTGCGGAAGCGGGTGCGGCCATGCTTTGCTATGTGACCCCCAAAGAACACCTGGGTCTGCCCAACAAAGACGATGTTCGACAAGGGGTGATTGCGTACAAAATTGCAGCCCACGCGGGTGACATTGCCCGTGGGCGAAAGGGAGCACGCGATCGTGATGATGCACTTTCCAAGGCACGCTTTGAGTTCGACTGGAACAAACAGTTTGAACTGTCGCTCGATCCGGAAACTGCTCGCCGCATGCACGATGAAACGCTGCCACAGGAAGTGTTCAAGAGTGCGAAATTCTGTTCGATGTGTGGGCCAAAGTTCTGCTCAATGAAAGTAACCCAGGATGTGCGGAAACTGGCAGAAGATGCGGAACGAATTGCCCTGACAATTTCCAATTCGTAA
- a CDS encoding serine/threonine-protein kinase has product MSSSYDGVQMTEQALRLDLIDFEQSQETIRELTNLGNNSDEALRYMERKGFITPWQASKLRKGDTTGYILGGYRVLYRIAAGSFGRVFRADNPRTGEVVAIKVLRKRWADDAKRIESFEREGRMGLTMKHPNIVEILAVNKDPASGQYYLIMEFVEGGNLRDILAIRKKLAPMEAVTLLEETTGGLAHALSCGLTHRDLKPSNILISAGKSAKLVDFGLAELAGDKDKDSDSDEIDRTVDYAGLEKATGAPKGDPRSDIYFLGTIIYEALTGQPILTVTKDPRARMQPKRFDIAGTINKDHPDIPPAMYPVLVRMMSLQPEGRYQNYEQLKHAVALAKKQMLAAERGDEAAIPITAYVVEEHPKLQDAFRSKLKEYNCRVLISKNSSLALQRFKQEPFECLIIDLESTGTESLEAARDICLLAQRQGSELVVIVICSAEQEEDVKYANLPIKPVMLLRPLTMRTLIDHMKVRFPRSVRRLNS; this is encoded by the coding sequence ATGTCCTCTTCTTATGATGGAGTGCAAATGACGGAACAAGCACTTCGTCTCGACCTGATTGACTTTGAACAAAGTCAAGAAACGATTCGGGAATTAACGAATCTCGGCAACAACAGCGATGAAGCACTGCGGTACATGGAACGCAAAGGGTTTATTACCCCATGGCAAGCTTCGAAACTGAGAAAAGGCGATACCACAGGTTACATTTTAGGTGGGTATCGCGTGCTTTATCGAATTGCGGCAGGCAGCTTTGGCCGCGTATTCCGTGCGGACAACCCACGTACGGGTGAAGTGGTGGCGATTAAGGTGCTGCGAAAACGCTGGGCAGACGATGCCAAACGGATCGAATCGTTCGAGCGGGAAGGCCGGATGGGTCTGACGATGAAGCACCCGAACATCGTTGAAATTCTGGCAGTGAACAAAGACCCTGCTTCCGGCCAATATTACCTGATTATGGAGTTTGTGGAGGGTGGGAATCTTCGCGATATTCTTGCGATTCGCAAAAAACTGGCCCCGATGGAAGCAGTTACGTTACTGGAAGAAACAACTGGCGGACTGGCACACGCACTATCCTGTGGGCTGACCCACCGCGACTTGAAGCCATCGAATATTTTGATTTCAGCAGGTAAAAGTGCCAAACTGGTGGATTTTGGACTGGCAGAGCTTGCAGGTGACAAAGACAAAGATTCAGACAGTGATGAAATCGACCGGACAGTCGATTACGCCGGTCTGGAAAAAGCCACCGGTGCTCCCAAAGGCGACCCACGCAGTGATATCTACTTTCTGGGCACGATCATTTATGAGGCACTGACAGGCCAGCCGATTCTTACAGTGACGAAAGATCCGCGTGCACGCATGCAGCCAAAGCGATTTGATATTGCTGGCACCATTAACAAAGATCATCCCGATATCCCACCCGCTATGTATCCGGTGCTGGTGCGGATGATGTCTCTGCAGCCAGAAGGCCGTTATCAGAATTACGAACAACTGAAACACGCGGTGGCACTGGCTAAAAAACAGATGCTTGCAGCGGAACGTGGCGATGAAGCCGCAATACCCATTACAGCCTACGTGGTGGAAGAACATCCCAAACTGCAGGATGCCTTCCGGAGTAAATTAAAGGAATATAACTGCCGCGTGCTGATTTCCAAAAATTCCAGCCTGGCTTTACAACGCTTCAAGCAGGAACCATTTGAGTGCCTGATAATCGATCTGGAAAGCACTGGCACCGAATCGCTGGAAGCCGCCCGCGATATCTGCCTGTTAGCCCAACGACAGGGCAGTGAACTGGTAGTGATTGTGATCTGTTCTGCGGAACAGGAAGAAGATGTGAAATATGCCAATCTACCGATCAAACCGGTGATGTTGCTCCGCCCATTGACGATGCGAACCTTAATTGATCACATGAAAGTGCGTTTTCCCCGTTCCGTGCGTCGCCTGAACTCATAA
- a CDS encoding PQQ-binding-like beta-propeller repeat protein, with the protein MNEKFLITTATVGEKDEMVRCLDRTTGKEIWQQTWTGSLKVPFFAARNGSWIRATPTIDGDRLYVAGIRDVLVCFNLPDGKELWRFDAMKELGTAAPAFGCVCSPLVDTQGIYFQAGLTVCKLDKTTGKLLWKALKENDSMMGSAFSSPVLSELGGKEQIVVQTRSRLAGVDKDSGEVMWEKAIPTFRGMNILTPVTYENQVFTSTYGGNTRLIDISLKDKQMTTTDKWQLKYEGYMTTPVIVQDNAYWFGKDRRFISVNLKTGKENWRSEERFGEYCSLVVRNDKILALDMNGKLYLLNANPKEFEILDQTVVSKEETWAHLAVVDNQLYIRDLKKTKAFLWK; encoded by the coding sequence ATGAATGAGAAGTTTCTCATCACTACCGCCACCGTGGGTGAAAAAGATGAGATGGTTCGGTGTCTGGATCGCACCACAGGAAAGGAAATCTGGCAACAAACCTGGACAGGCTCTCTGAAGGTGCCTTTCTTTGCAGCACGCAACGGATCGTGGATCCGTGCCACTCCCACGATTGACGGTGATCGGCTGTATGTGGCAGGCATCCGCGACGTACTGGTTTGCTTTAACCTGCCAGATGGTAAGGAGTTATGGCGATTCGATGCGATGAAAGAACTGGGCACTGCTGCACCTGCATTCGGCTGCGTCTGTTCCCCATTGGTGGATACTCAGGGGATCTACTTTCAGGCTGGCTTGACCGTGTGCAAATTGGATAAAACCACCGGGAAACTGCTTTGGAAAGCATTGAAAGAAAACGACTCGATGATGGGCAGTGCGTTTTCCTCGCCTGTCCTCAGTGAATTAGGTGGCAAAGAGCAGATTGTGGTGCAAACCCGTTCTCGCCTGGCTGGTGTGGATAAGGATTCAGGCGAAGTAATGTGGGAAAAAGCAATTCCCACCTTCCGTGGAATGAATATTCTCACTCCGGTAACCTACGAAAATCAGGTGTTCACCAGCACTTACGGTGGTAATACCCGCCTGATCGATATTTCGCTGAAAGACAAACAGATGACCACCACAGATAAGTGGCAATTAAAATATGAAGGATACATGACCACGCCGGTGATTGTTCAGGACAATGCCTACTGGTTCGGCAAAGACCGCCGTTTCATTTCGGTGAATCTGAAAACTGGCAAAGAAAACTGGCGTTCGGAAGAACGGTTTGGTGAATATTGCAGCCTGGTAGTACGTAACGATAAAATCCTGGCGCTGGATATGAATGGCAAACTCTATCTGTTGAATGCCAACCCCAAAGAGTTTGAAATTCTCGACCAGACTGTTGTTTCGAAGGAAGAAACCTGGGCCCACCTTGCAGTGGTCGATAACCAGCTTTACATTCGCGACCTGAAGAAGACGAAAGCATTTCTTTGGAAATAG
- a CDS encoding FHA domain-containing protein, which translates to MKFYLIVANGKKKGIPIPIEIDLFLIGSGKACQLRTVHDDLAAQHCALIMRDRKVFVCDLGSGLPTYVNDQMMDPHVEWPLHSGDLLTVGPLKFMVQYREKVLSKKDLEEWALRCLDQHGVQRQSALDRIDEVASHSDEYENAAKAASAIIDVLNAQKGIVRGRLRISREGAITVVRVNDLYLVEDAELALLNRELHENLNRPNLKVLLDLKHVKRMSSPAVEMFDNFVSWLHNQGSRLAICRIRDELKQMLQTYPKTSSLKFFADKQKALSGSW; encoded by the coding sequence GTGAAGTTTTATTTAATTGTTGCCAATGGCAAGAAAAAAGGGATACCAATCCCGATTGAGATCGATCTGTTTCTGATTGGCAGTGGCAAAGCCTGCCAGTTGCGTACCGTCCACGACGACCTTGCCGCTCAGCACTGCGCACTGATCATGCGCGACCGCAAGGTATTTGTGTGCGATCTGGGTTCTGGCTTGCCCACTTATGTCAACGATCAGATGATGGATCCCCATGTGGAATGGCCATTACATTCTGGTGACCTGCTGACGGTGGGCCCGCTGAAATTCATGGTGCAATATCGCGAAAAAGTTCTTTCGAAAAAAGACCTGGAAGAGTGGGCATTGCGTTGTCTGGATCAGCACGGTGTGCAGAGACAGTCCGCACTTGATCGGATTGATGAAGTGGCCTCACATTCGGACGAATATGAGAATGCCGCCAAGGCCGCCAGTGCGATTATTGATGTGCTGAACGCGCAGAAAGGCATTGTTCGTGGGCGGCTGCGGATTTCCCGCGAAGGCGCAATTACCGTGGTGCGTGTCAACGATCTGTATCTGGTGGAAGATGCAGAACTAGCACTGTTAAACCGTGAACTGCACGAAAACCTGAATCGACCCAACCTGAAGGTGCTGCTCGATCTGAAGCACGTGAAGCGAATGTCGAGCCCCGCTGTGGAAATGTTTGATAATTTTGTCAGTTGGCTGCACAATCAGGGAAGCAGACTGGCCATTTGTCGGATTCGCGATGAATTGAAGCAAATGCTGCAGACATATCCAAAAACCAGTAGCCTGAAGTTCTTTGCAGATAAGCAAAAAGCACTCTCTGGTAGCTGGTAG